From a region of the Odocoileus virginianus isolate 20LAN1187 ecotype Illinois chromosome 1, Ovbor_1.2, whole genome shotgun sequence genome:
- the PRSS37 gene encoding probable inactive serine protease 37 — protein sequence MKFTFCLSVLAGTLFSAHSSVQKDDPSPYLAYLKSHFNPCVGVLIKSNWVLAPAHCYLPNLKVMLGNLRVRVRDGTEQTINPIQIIRYWNHSHSSPQDDLMLIRLAKPATLNEKVQPIALATSTAKPGTICMLSGLDWSQNNNGRHPDLRQNLEAPVMSNTACQETEQGKSHRNSICVKFLKVFSRIFGEVAVATVICKNKLQGIEVGHFMGGDVGIYTNVQKYITWIESTTKDK from the exons ATGAAGTTTACCTTCTGTTTGAGTGTCCTTGCTG GGACGCTCTTCTCTGCTCACTCCTCTGTGCAGAAAGACGACCCTTCCCCCTACCTGGCCTACCTCAAGTCTCACTTCAACCCCTGTGTGGGCGTCCTCATCAAAAGCAACTGGGTGCTGGCCCCTGCTCACTGCTACTTACC AAATCTGAAGGTGATGCTGGGAAATCTCAGGGTCAGAGTCAGAGATGGGACAGAGCAAACAATTAACCCTATCCAGATTATCCGCTACTGGAACCATAGTCATAGTTCGCCCCAAGATGACCTCATGCTTATTAGGCTGGCTAAGCCCGCCACCCTCAACGAAAAAGTCCAGCCCATTGCCCTCGCCACCAGCACCGCCAAGCCAGGCACCATCTGCATGCTTTCAGGTTTGGACTGGAGCCAAAACAACAATG GCAGACACCCTGATTTAAGGCAGAACCTGGAGGCCCCTGTGATGTCCAACACAGCCTGCCAGGAAACCGAACAAGGAAAAAGCCACAGAAACTCCATATGTGTTAAATTTCTAAAAGTGTTCAGTCGAATTTTTGGG GAGGTGGCCGTTGCTACTGTCATCTGCAAAAACAAGCTTCAGGGGATCGAGGTTGGACACTTCATGGGAGGGGATGTGGGCATCTACACCAACGTTCAGAAATATATCACCTGGATTGAGAGCACCACTAAAGACAAATGA
- the TAS2R5 gene encoding LOW QUALITY PROTEIN: taste receptor type 2 member 5 (The sequence of the model RefSeq protein was modified relative to this genomic sequence to represent the inferred CDS: inserted 3 bases in 2 codons; substituted 1 base at 1 genomic stop codon) — protein sequence MPSSGDVGTVLESIEKSCVQEYRMVESLRYVRSGPTSILGLLMLVAVAEFLIGLVGNGVFVVWSFREWLQTFRESLYNLIVLSLAVCWLLLQWLIVVDLSLFLLFQSSHWLHYLSVFTVLVSQASLWFVSFLSVCYCRKILTXEHAVSLWLKQRACYLSCCCFLVYFTINLXLTVRGSLDFSSPSQGNSSILFPLSNWHYICILQLNTGSMMPCMMFLVSSGLLIVPLYRQYRKMKVHTAGRRDAQAKAHITVQKSLACFLILYMVYILASPSSISSKTFPVDLIILFISETXYPSLHSVMLITGNPRMKQTCERILWKTGCA from the exons ATGCCTTCTAGTGGCGATGTGGGCACAGTTCTGGAAAGCATTGAAAAAAGCTGTGTGCAGGAGTACAGAATGGTTGAGTCCCTGAGATATGTCAGAT CCGGGCCGACTTCTATCCTAGGACTGCTGATGCTGGTGGCGGTGGCTGAATTTCTCATTGGCCTGGTTGGCAATGGAGTTTTTGTGGTCTGGAGTTTTCGAGAATGGCTCCAAACATTCAGGGAGTCCTTGTATAACCTCATTGTCCTGAGCCTGGCGGTCTGTTGGTTGCTTCTGCAGTGGTTGATTGTGGTGGACTTAAGTCTGTTCCTGCTTTTCCAGAGCAGCCACTGGCTTCACTATCTCAGTGTCTTCACGGTTCTGGTAAGCCAGGCCAGCCTGTGGTTTGTGAGTTTTCTCAGTGTCTGCTACTGTAGGAAGATCCTGA GTGAACATGCGGTCTCCTTGTGGCTGAAGCAGAGGGCCTGTTACCTGAGTTGCTGCTGCTTCCTGGTGTACTTCACAATCAATTTGTAACTTACAGTCAGGGGTAGCTTAGACTTCTCCAGTCCTTCCCAAGGAAATAGCAGCATCTTATTCCCCCTTTCAAACTggcactatatatgtatattacagcTCAATACAGGAAGCATGATGCCTTGCATGATGTTTCTTGTTTCCTCTGGGCTGCTGATTGTCCCTTTGTATAGACAATACAGGAAGATGAAGGTCCATACAGCCGGCAGAAGAGATGCTCAGGCGAAGGCTCACATCACTGTCCAGAAGTCCTTGGCCTGTTTCCTTATACTTTACATGGTCTACATCCTGGCCAGCCCCTCCTCCATCAGCTCCAAGACTTTTCCTGTGGATCTCATCATTCTCTTCATCTCTGAGAC CTACCCTTCTCTTCATTCTGTCATGCTGATCACGGGGAACCCCAGGATGAAGCAGACATGTGAGAGAATCCTGTGGAAGACTGGATGTGCTTGA